The following proteins come from a genomic window of Phycisphaeraceae bacterium:
- a CDS encoding magnesium chelatase, which produces MGSNMPHHPQPATLGQLRRTPYRYRTVKQELRDNLIARLKSSEPIFPGIVGYRATVLPQIIHAILSRHDMLFLGLRGQAKTRMLRMLPDLLDEWIPVLAELEIPDDPLEPMTVMGKRVVREQGDDAALRWLHRSERYHEKLATPDVTIADLIGEIDIIKHAEGRYLSDESTMHLGLIPRTNRGLFAINELPDLAPRIQVGLFNVLEERDVQIRGYPIRLSLDVCLAFSANPEDYTNRGRIVTPLKDRIGSVIRTHYPQTTEEALAITRANAWIDRGKSSAGQTERTRTHAAQNGTPEVVIPEFMHRILEEAVALARKSPHINQASGVSVRTSIACAENMVSSAERRGIITGEARVVPRICDLQHLVASCRGKIELMLAEDGQGGEDKLVVSLLGEAVKAVFDQISDIDDYEEISDQFKDGLTIAVGDEIPAAEQVANMKHVTGLHKAAADLAKRLKLDAKDEQNLACAGEFILEALYVNNRLSKSATSSGSSYRG; this is translated from the coding sequence ATGGGAAGCAACATGCCGCATCACCCGCAGCCCGCCACGCTTGGCCAACTCAGGCGTACACCGTACCGCTACCGGACGGTCAAGCAGGAGCTTCGTGACAACCTGATCGCCCGACTCAAAAGCAGCGAGCCGATTTTTCCCGGCATCGTCGGCTATCGCGCGACCGTCCTGCCGCAGATCATCCATGCCATCCTCTCGCGCCATGACATGCTGTTCCTGGGACTTCGCGGGCAGGCGAAAACACGCATGCTCCGAATGCTGCCCGACCTGCTCGATGAATGGATTCCCGTGCTGGCGGAACTGGAGATTCCCGACGATCCCCTCGAACCGATGACCGTGATGGGCAAGCGCGTCGTGCGTGAGCAGGGTGACGACGCGGCTCTCCGCTGGCTTCACCGTTCCGAACGCTATCACGAAAAACTCGCCACGCCGGATGTGACCATTGCCGACCTGATCGGTGAAATCGACATCATCAAACATGCGGAAGGGCGATACCTCTCCGACGAATCGACCATGCACCTGGGGCTGATTCCGCGCACGAACCGGGGACTTTTCGCCATCAACGAATTACCCGATCTGGCACCGCGCATACAGGTCGGACTCTTTAACGTGCTGGAGGAGCGCGACGTGCAGATTCGCGGATATCCGATCCGTCTGAGTCTGGATGTCTGCCTCGCCTTTTCGGCCAACCCGGAGGATTACACCAACCGCGGCCGGATTGTCACACCGCTGAAGGATCGCATCGGCTCGGTCATCCGCACGCACTACCCGCAGACGACGGAGGAAGCACTGGCGATCACCCGCGCCAATGCGTGGATCGATCGCGGAAAGTCCTCCGCAGGCCAGACGGAGCGCACTCGCACTCATGCAGCACAGAACGGCACGCCGGAGGTGGTGATCCCTGAATTCATGCACCGCATCCTGGAGGAAGCCGTCGCCCTGGCGCGCAAAAGCCCGCACATCAATCAGGCGTCAGGAGTCAGCGTCCGTACCAGCATCGCCTGTGCGGAAAACATGGTGTCGAGCGCGGAGCGACGCGGAATCATCACCGGCGAAGCGCGGGTCGTGCCCCGCATCTGCGATCTGCAGCATCTGGTCGCCAGTTGTCGCGGGAAAATCGAGCTGATGCTCGCCGAGGATGGACAGGGCGGCGAAGATAAACTCGTCGTCTCACTCCTGGGTGAAGCAGTCAAAGCCGTCTTCGATCAAATCAGCGATATCGACGACTACGAGGAAATTTCCGATCAGTTCAAGGACGGTCTGACCATCGCGGTCGGTGACGAAATCCCGGCTGCGGAGCAGGTCGCCAACATGAAACATGTGACCGGCCTGCACAAGGCCGCAGCGGACCTGGCCAAGCGGTTGAAGCTCGATGCCAAGGACGAACAAAACCTGGCGTGCGCCGGTGAGTTCATCCTCGAAGCACTGTACGTCAACAATCGCTTGAGCAAGAGCGCGACTTCGAGCGGATCGAGCTATCGCGGATGA
- a CDS encoding universal stress protein, translated as MSRSKLLIAVSSPWASEKLTTPIADMAKRLDAEVVVAHVAQTQDEDEHESDATQRGEQTLKLLTEGLRAAGVRCEQVMLFADDVPKAIIKTAKDRSCTMIVLGLTGKGVFKRLIAGDVPGNIIRMADMPVLLCPANWSGMI; from the coding sequence TTGAGTCGAAGCAAGCTCCTGATCGCTGTAAGTTCGCCGTGGGCCAGCGAAAAGTTGACCACGCCGATCGCGGACATGGCCAAGCGGCTCGACGCGGAAGTAGTCGTCGCCCATGTCGCGCAGACGCAGGATGAGGACGAGCATGAGTCAGACGCGACACAACGCGGTGAGCAGACGCTGAAACTGCTGACCGAGGGCTTGCGTGCCGCCGGCGTTCGCTGCGAACAGGTCATGCTTTTTGCCGATGACGTGCCCAAGGCCATCATCAAAACCGCCAAGGACCGAAGCTGCACGATGATCGTGCTGGGGCTGACGGGTAAAGGTGTCTTCAAGCGTCTCATCGCAGGCGACGTGCCGGGTAACATCATCCGCATGGCTGACATGCCCGTCCTGCTCTGCCCGGCGAACTGGTCAGGCATGATCTGA
- a CDS encoding esterase-like activity of phytase family protein — protein MRHAPPRCTIYRCIPAVVLALIFPAFVSAQTTKPASSVKYLSTVTLGSSARDQNKKSFKVTGLSGIVWMQDNRYLAVMDNSNHVVALRINLHEDGKIQSASIAGGLSLDQSLDFEGITVSPHEKNMVLLSQEGEGNEPPDIRKFDLKTGQYTARAKMPVVFAQRRGNLGLESLTMTADGGEIWTANEEALSVDGDTSTKERGTIVRLVRIIPAMKTYAVSSQFAYETDPIPTGLLPVPSVGKLESRSGVSDLVALPDGRLLVLERSFLNQSIVSSLESRIYLVDFAGATDINSNTQGLKGQEFTPVRKMLLWSGSVGNLEGLALGPQIKNGNRTLIGVTDGNGVLGNSVVSFELDLEK, from the coding sequence ATGCGGCATGCTCCCCCTCGCTGCACGATCTATCGCTGCATTCCAGCGGTCGTCCTCGCGTTGATCTTCCCGGCTTTCGTCTCCGCGCAGACCACAAAACCCGCCTCCTCGGTCAAGTATCTCTCCACCGTGACGCTCGGCTCCTCCGCACGCGATCAAAATAAAAAAAGTTTCAAAGTCACGGGCCTCAGCGGAATCGTCTGGATGCAGGACAACCGCTATCTGGCGGTGATGGACAATTCCAACCACGTGGTCGCATTGCGCATCAATCTGCACGAAGACGGCAAGATTCAGTCGGCAAGCATCGCAGGCGGATTGTCGCTCGACCAATCGCTCGATTTTGAAGGCATCACCGTCAGCCCGCACGAAAAAAACATGGTGCTGCTGTCACAGGAAGGCGAGGGAAACGAACCGCCGGACATTCGCAAGTTTGATCTCAAGACCGGCCAATACACAGCACGAGCAAAAATGCCGGTCGTCTTCGCGCAGCGGCGGGGTAATCTCGGCCTCGAATCACTCACGATGACTGCCGACGGCGGGGAAATATGGACCGCCAACGAGGAAGCACTTTCCGTCGATGGCGACACTTCCACCAAGGAGCGAGGCACGATCGTGCGGCTGGTACGGATCATTCCTGCCATGAAAACCTACGCGGTCTCCTCACAATTTGCGTATGAGACCGATCCGATTCCCACCGGTCTGCTGCCGGTGCCGAGCGTCGGCAAACTTGAAAGCCGTAGCGGTGTGAGCGATCTGGTCGCGCTGCCTGACGGACGGCTGCTGGTGCTGGAGCGGTCGTTTCTCAATCAAAGCATCGTCTCATCGCTTGAGTCGCGGATTTACCTGGTCGATTTTGCCGGCGCGACAGACATCAACAGCAACACTCAGGGCCTCAAAGGTCAGGAGTTCACCCCGGTCAGAAAAATGCTGCTCTGGTCCGGCTCGGTCGGTAACCTCGAAGGCCTTGCCCTTGGGCCGCAGATAAAAAACGGCAACCGCACGCTGATCGGTGTGACCGACGGCAACGGCGTACTGGGTAACAGCGTCGTGTCATTCGAACTTGATCTGGAAAAGTGA
- a CDS encoding lactate utilization protein C, with translation MKGHLGADPAEFIARVRAALGRSRTEPAPPPPAVDETIARLARPSDDLVALFEKRATLVGMKVRRIKSADLTREVLAVLESVSARRVVVGVGSLPQALGLKESIRRKGIEVVDWQAAPGLDTQYDTDAGITDVHAALAETGTMICNSDAGHSRGLSLIPPVHIPLVRASDILPDMLDYWARIKGKRGRELPSSMAFITGPSKTADIEGVLITGVHGPGAVHVMLVEDA, from the coding sequence ATGAAAGGACATTTGGGTGCCGATCCAGCTGAGTTCATCGCGAGGGTGCGTGCCGCGCTGGGTCGGAGCCGAACTGAGCCTGCCCCTCCTCCGCCTGCGGTGGATGAGACGATTGCGCGACTTGCGCGGCCGAGTGATGATCTCGTCGCATTGTTCGAGAAACGCGCAACACTCGTGGGCATGAAAGTGCGCCGGATCAAGTCCGCCGACCTGACCCGCGAAGTTCTGGCTGTGCTTGAAAGCGTTTCCGCTCGGCGCGTCGTGGTCGGCGTCGGAAGTCTTCCTCAGGCTCTTGGGCTTAAGGAGTCGATCCGACGCAAGGGCATCGAAGTGGTGGACTGGCAGGCTGCGCCCGGACTGGATACCCAGTACGACACCGATGCGGGCATCACCGATGTCCATGCTGCGCTTGCTGAGACCGGAACGATGATCTGCAACAGCGACGCCGGTCACAGTCGCGGCCTGAGTCTGATCCCGCCTGTCCATATCCCGCTGGTGCGAGCCAGCGATATTCTCCCTGACATGCTGGATTACTGGGCACGGATCAAGGGCAAGCGAGGAAGGGAACTGCCCAGCAGTATGGCCTTTATCACCGGCCCATCCAAGACCGCGGATATCGAAGGGGTGCTGATTACCGGTGTCCACGGCCCGGGCGCGGTGCATGTGATGCTGGTGGAAGACGCATGA
- a CDS encoding iron-sulfur cluster-binding protein, which translates to MNPASLPKSPPPEPKDVHVLPGPTDGSAFTGAAMGQGNITEIHDTNPLDVTLPYHMQPRVEKATHDAQLQQFVNSATLSKDRARKRICLEAFGDNYNRMRELGGRIKQHTLDHLDYYLEQFVTNAAAAGAKVHFAETTDEANGICLDIARKCGAKLCVKSKSMVTEEMHLLPKLESIGVETVETDLGEFILQLDKDAPSHIVQPMIHKDRAATARAFTRELHVEYTEDPGKLCQIARNLLRNKYRQADMGICGGNFLIADTGTVVICTNEGNGRLCTSAPRVLVAFVGIEKLVPSLEHLGVLLKLLARSATGQPLTVYNHFMTGPRRPDEHDGPEEMHIILVDNGRVKTLKEETREMLRCIRCGACLNTCPVYRKIGGHAYGSVYSGPIGAILTPMLKGLGNYPDLPHASSLCGACYEACPVKINIPKFLIQLRRDQIKQKITRWPDRLIYRVWAATLRNSLTYRLGGWMQKWMFRLQARGNGSLGRAGSDPYASRGWLSDAPGPVKSWTRERDMPTPPARSFRQWWDEHEKDKKSKEA; encoded by the coding sequence ATGAATCCCGCGTCTTTGCCCAAATCACCGCCGCCCGAACCGAAGGACGTACACGTATTACCCGGCCCGACCGATGGCTCCGCGTTCACCGGTGCCGCGATGGGGCAAGGCAATATCACCGAGATTCACGACACCAACCCGCTCGATGTCACGCTGCCTTACCACATGCAGCCGCGTGTGGAAAAAGCCACTCACGACGCGCAGCTCCAGCAGTTCGTCAACTCCGCCACTTTGAGCAAAGATCGCGCACGCAAGCGCATCTGTCTCGAAGCCTTTGGCGACAACTACAACCGCATGCGTGAGCTGGGCGGTCGGATCAAGCAGCACACGCTCGACCATCTCGATTACTACCTCGAACAATTCGTCACCAACGCCGCCGCAGCCGGTGCAAAGGTTCACTTTGCGGAGACGACGGATGAAGCGAACGGTATCTGTCTCGACATCGCCCGGAAGTGCGGCGCGAAGCTCTGCGTCAAGAGCAAGTCGATGGTCACGGAGGAAATGCACCTGCTGCCGAAGCTGGAGTCGATCGGCGTCGAGACAGTGGAGACGGACCTGGGGGAGTTCATCCTTCAGCTTGATAAGGATGCGCCGTCGCACATTGTGCAGCCGATGATCCACAAGGACCGCGCCGCCACCGCCAGAGCGTTCACACGCGAATTGCATGTCGAATACACCGAAGACCCCGGAAAGCTCTGCCAGATCGCGCGAAACCTGCTGCGGAACAAGTATCGCCAGGCGGATATGGGCATTTGCGGCGGGAATTTTCTCATTGCCGACACCGGCACCGTGGTGATCTGCACGAATGAAGGCAACGGCCGTCTGTGTACCAGTGCGCCGCGCGTGCTGGTCGCATTTGTCGGCATTGAAAAGCTGGTGCCCTCGCTGGAACATCTGGGCGTCCTGCTTAAGCTGCTCGCCCGCAGCGCGACCGGCCAGCCGCTGACGGTTTACAACCACTTCATGACCGGTCCCAGGAGACCTGACGAGCATGACGGCCCGGAGGAGATGCACATCATCCTTGTGGACAACGGCCGGGTGAAGACGCTTAAGGAGGAGACGCGCGAGATGCTGCGCTGCATCCGCTGCGGCGCATGCCTGAATACGTGCCCGGTGTATCGCAAGATCGGCGGGCACGCCTACGGGTCGGTTTACTCCGGCCCGATCGGAGCGATTCTGACGCCGATGCTCAAAGGTCTGGGAAATTACCCCGACCTGCCGCACGCCAGCTCGCTCTGCGGCGCTTGTTACGAGGCATGCCCGGTCAAGATCAACATTCCCAAGTTTCTGATCCAACTGCGACGGGATCAGATAAAACAGAAAATCACGAGGTGGCCGGATCGCCTGATTTACCGGGTGTGGGCTGCGACGCTGCGTAACAGCCTGACCTATCGCCTCGGCGGGTGGATGCAGAAATGGATGTTCCGTCTCCAGGCTCGCGGTAACGGCTCGCTCGGACGCGCAGGCAGCGATCCCTACGCCTCGCGCGGCTGGCTCAGCGATGCGCCCGGCCCGGTCAAGAGCTGGACCCGTGAGCGCGACATGCCGACGCCGCCGGCACGAAGTTTCCGCCAATGGTGGGATGAACACGAAAAAGATAAAAAGTCGAAAGAGGCCTGA
- a CDS encoding (Fe-S)-binding protein, producing MKVSIFITCLSDTFYPRTGIAMVKVLEHLGCEVDFPQAQTCCGQPMYNNGFHDESRELAKRMIQVFENSDHVVTPSGSCAAMVRDYYPELFHGDHAWEHDARKFADKTYEFIEYLVKVLKVDLTQLGAKWKGKATYHYSCHLRGIGITNEAEQIIRQIDGLEYVPLEKSEQCCGFGGTFAMKYPDISGTMVRDKVACIAATGAQTVISNDAGCTMNISGSCRREGAGVAFKSLAEIIAESLGLMERHDDYLHPAGQKPRTAIAGCGPIKT from the coding sequence ATGAAGGTGTCGATTTTTATCACCTGTCTGTCGGACACGTTTTATCCGCGCACCGGAATTGCAATGGTCAAGGTACTTGAGCATCTGGGGTGTGAAGTGGACTTCCCGCAGGCGCAGACGTGCTGCGGGCAGCCGATGTACAACAACGGCTTCCACGATGAATCCCGCGAGCTGGCCAAGCGGATGATTCAGGTCTTTGAGAACTCGGACCACGTCGTCACGCCTTCCGGCTCGTGCGCCGCCATGGTTCGAGACTACTACCCTGAGCTTTTTCACGGCGACCATGCGTGGGAACACGACGCGCGAAAGTTCGCCGACAAAACCTATGAGTTCATCGAATACCTGGTCAAAGTGCTCAAGGTCGATCTGACGCAGCTGGGTGCCAAATGGAAAGGCAAGGCTACGTATCACTATTCGTGTCACCTGCGCGGCATTGGCATCACCAATGAAGCCGAGCAGATCATCCGGCAGATTGACGGTCTGGAGTATGTGCCGCTGGAAAAATCCGAGCAGTGCTGCGGTTTCGGCGGGACGTTTGCGATGAAGTATCCGGACATCTCAGGCACGATGGTGCGCGACAAGGTGGCGTGCATCGCGGCGACCGGCGCGCAGACGGTTATCAGTAATGATGCCGGTTGTACGATGAATATCTCCGGATCGTGTCGGCGAGAGGGAGCGGGCGTGGCGTTTAAGAGTCTGGCGGAAATCATCGCCGAGAGCCTCGGCCTGATGGAGCGGCACGACGATTATCTACATCCGGCTGGGCAGAAACCACGGACAGCCATTGCGGGCTGCGGCCCGATCAAGACGTGA
- a CDS encoding phytanoyl-CoA dioxygenase family protein has product MPATTASTFRVTAAHRQQLTADGFFVTPVIFDEATIASVRSEMERIWGEQIEQAQRNNADAITLDQIRYRPFIARLQEYSEPCAAFCRHPIILDLCRDLIGPDADMTWNQTIIKPPASRDQKSTITARDNAFAWHQDQWYALKGDYAKDSNVDLLTAPGNGFTMWVAISRTTVDNGTLWVLPGRHREGLLEHEWSTEKREWQGKFDTSWKIPAVMRPGQALIFDKYLPHGSSTNVSNETRIAYQIGYMVPGLKKGPSPDLVPVMRGGVGV; this is encoded by the coding sequence ATGCCCGCTACCACCGCATCGACCTTTCGCGTCACCGCTGCCCATCGCCAACAACTCACTGCTGACGGATTCTTCGTCACCCCTGTGATCTTCGACGAAGCGACGATCGCCTCCGTGCGATCCGAGATGGAACGCATCTGGGGCGAGCAGATCGAGCAAGCTCAGCGGAACAATGCTGACGCGATCACGCTCGATCAGATTCGCTACCGGCCGTTTATCGCCCGGCTTCAGGAATACAGCGAACCCTGCGCTGCGTTTTGCAGGCACCCGATCATTCTCGACCTCTGCCGCGACCTCATCGGCCCGGATGCGGACATGACTTGGAACCAGACGATCATCAAGCCGCCGGCCAGCCGCGATCAGAAGTCCACGATCACAGCACGCGATAATGCCTTCGCCTGGCATCAGGACCAGTGGTACGCGCTCAAGGGTGACTACGCGAAAGACTCGAATGTCGATCTGCTGACCGCGCCGGGCAATGGTTTCACCATGTGGGTCGCTATTTCACGCACGACTGTGGACAACGGCACGCTCTGGGTCCTGCCCGGACGACATCGTGAAGGCTTGCTGGAGCACGAATGGAGTACGGAGAAACGCGAGTGGCAGGGGAAGTTTGACACCTCGTGGAAGATTCCAGCCGTGATGCGCCCCGGCCAGGCGTTGATCTTCGACAAGTATCTGCCGCACGGCAGCAGCACGAACGTATCGAACGAAACGCGGATCGCGTACCAGATCGGCTACATGGTGCCGGGATTGAAAAAGGGGCCGTCGCCGGATTTGGTGCCGGTGATGCGCGGTGGAGTGGGAGTGTGA
- the pheA gene encoding prephenate dehydratase, translated as MDNSDAQSNLAPLRKRIDQLDREIVDLLNERAKVVVEIGKVKRDGKTPVYAPERERKVLDQVRSYNKGPLPDACLIAMWRELMSGSFALERSLRVGYLGPPGSFSHVAARRKFGSAGVEYNNLEDIQAIFDEIGRGHVDLGLVPVENSEIGGIGETLDSFLDTTAQVYGEVLINVHHNVLANCSVEEIKRVYSKPEVFSQCRKWLGVQLRQAERIPVASSSKAAEMASKEPGAAAIGSTLAAEIYNLKIQFANIEDNPANTTRFFIISPNSAKATGDDKTALMFTTAHKAGALAEVLEVFRDANLNLTNIANRPSKRANWEYAFFIECPGHHTEPHVAKAIEAARKHCLQLTVLGSFPRADEIV; from the coding sequence ATGGATAACTCTGACGCGCAATCCAATCTCGCGCCGCTGCGCAAACGCATCGACCAGCTCGATCGGGAAATCGTTGACCTGCTCAATGAGCGGGCCAAGGTTGTCGTCGAGATCGGCAAGGTCAAGCGCGACGGCAAGACGCCCGTTTACGCTCCCGAACGTGAGCGTAAGGTTCTCGATCAAGTCCGCAGCTACAACAAGGGACCGCTGCCCGACGCTTGTCTTATCGCGATGTGGCGGGAGCTGATGAGCGGAAGCTTCGCACTGGAGCGATCATTACGGGTCGGCTATCTGGGCCCGCCGGGAAGTTTCAGCCACGTCGCCGCCCGGCGAAAGTTCGGTTCCGCGGGGGTTGAATACAACAATCTCGAAGACATACAGGCCATCTTTGATGAGATCGGCCGCGGTCACGTGGACCTGGGACTCGTGCCGGTCGAAAACTCGGAAATCGGCGGTATCGGCGAGACGCTCGATTCGTTCCTCGACACCACCGCGCAGGTGTATGGCGAGGTGCTCATCAACGTCCACCACAACGTGCTGGCGAACTGCTCGGTTGAGGAGATCAAGCGCGTTTACTCAAAGCCGGAAGTCTTCAGCCAGTGTCGCAAGTGGCTGGGTGTTCAACTGCGCCAGGCGGAACGCATCCCGGTTGCGTCAAGCTCCAAAGCAGCCGAGATGGCATCGAAGGAACCCGGAGCGGCGGCGATCGGCTCGACGCTGGCAGCCGAGATCTACAACCTCAAAATCCAGTTCGCAAACATCGAGGACAACCCCGCCAACACGACGCGGTTCTTTATCATCAGCCCCAACAGCGCCAAAGCCACGGGTGACGATAAAACCGCGCTGATGTTTACGACAGCTCACAAAGCCGGCGCGCTGGCGGAAGTTCTCGAAGTCTTTCGCGACGCGAACCTGAATCTGACGAACATCGCCAACCGCCCGAGCAAGCGTGCGAATTGGGAGTATGCCTTTTTCATTGAATGTCCCGGCCATCACACCGAGCCGCACGTAGCCAAAGCGATCGAAGCAGCACGCAAGCACTGCCTGCAACTGACGGTGCTCGGCTCGTTCCCGCGAGCCGATGAGATCGTTTAA
- a CDS encoding sugar phosphate isomerase/epimerase, which produces MAILTHGSDLTLAPTIRPVVKQTDGTVQTALTRLAEGGFRAVQLDATLPGVRSRDLDVRARKDLAALLTRRGLRLAGLDCFVPRKHFVQPENADRAMAALLATIELAADLGRVPVSLALPVANLAEDMRKAIVEAADGHGIRLAVHAEDSIDDLLQWTDTTDQPALGIGLDPASALVHGREPAELVHRLRRRLAVARLSDVAGSRASGESEIDTSGLRSTIGEGDLDVIAYRIALDLAGGRTGPVVLDLRGMENPLAAAAQAKIVWEKAAFTT; this is translated from the coding sequence ATGGCTATTCTCACGCACGGGTCCGATCTCACGCTCGCGCCGACGATTCGCCCGGTGGTCAAACAAACCGACGGCACCGTTCAGACCGCGCTGACCCGACTGGCGGAAGGGGGCTTTCGTGCGGTGCAGCTTGATGCGACGTTGCCGGGTGTTCGCTCTCGTGATCTCGATGTGCGTGCCCGGAAAGATCTGGCTGCGCTGCTGACCCGTCGCGGCCTGAGATTGGCGGGACTGGATTGCTTCGTGCCTCGGAAGCATTTCGTTCAGCCGGAAAACGCTGACCGCGCCATGGCTGCACTTCTGGCGACCATCGAGCTGGCTGCGGACCTGGGCCGTGTGCCGGTGAGTCTGGCTCTGCCGGTCGCCAATCTGGCGGAAGACATGCGGAAGGCGATCGTCGAGGCAGCGGACGGCCACGGCATACGCCTCGCCGTTCACGCGGAGGACAGCATCGACGACCTGCTCCAATGGACGGACACCACCGATCAACCGGCACTGGGTATCGGCCTTGATCCCGCGTCTGCACTCGTTCATGGTCGAGAGCCGGCAGAACTGGTTCATCGATTGCGACGCAGGCTGGCCGTGGCGCGGTTGAGTGATGTAGCAGGCAGCCGTGCATCGGGGGAGTCGGAGATCGACACCAGCGGCTTACGCAGCACGATCGGCGAGGGTGATCTGGATGTGATCGCCTATCGCATCGCACTCGATCTGGCGGGCGGACGCACCGGGCCGGTAGTGCTCGATCTGCGCGGCATGGAAAACCCGCTCGCGGCTGCGGCTCAGGCGAAAATCGTTTGGGAAAAAGCAGCATTCACGACCTGA
- a CDS encoding acetyl-CoA carboxylase carboxyltransferase subunit alpha, producing MKPMTALNSYTGTYELEFERPLIQLEKQIAELETHADEQGVDIAADLRKLRQSHTGMLKKIYAQLTPWHTVKVARHPGRPQAVDYIRAFVKDFCELHGDRHFGDDPAIITGLGRIGSQKCLIVAHNKGKDTKERIACNFGMAHPEGYRKALAKMKLAEKFGLPVVTLVDTAGAYPGIGAEERGQAEAIAVNLREMSRLRVPIVSVVVGEGGSGGALGIAVADRVGMMQYAWYSVISPEGCASILWKTGEAASQAAESLKLTAQDNLRLGTVEDVIEEPLGGAHRNPDAAADKLEKWIIQSLRDLTKLKSDTLLKKRFERLRDMGQFEES from the coding sequence ATGAAACCCATGACCGCGTTGAACAGCTACACCGGCACCTACGAGCTGGAATTTGAACGGCCGCTGATCCAACTGGAAAAACAGATCGCGGAACTGGAGACCCACGCCGACGAGCAGGGCGTTGATATCGCCGCTGACCTGCGCAAGCTCCGGCAGAGCCACACCGGCATGCTTAAAAAAATATACGCCCAGCTTACGCCCTGGCATACGGTGAAAGTGGCGCGACATCCGGGACGGCCGCAGGCGGTCGATTACATCCGTGCCTTCGTCAAGGATTTCTGCGAGCTTCACGGCGACCGCCATTTCGGTGACGACCCGGCGATCATCACCGGTCTGGGTCGCATCGGTTCACAAAAGTGTCTCATCGTTGCGCATAACAAGGGCAAAGACACCAAGGAACGCATCGCATGTAACTTCGGCATGGCGCACCCGGAGGGGTATCGCAAAGCTCTGGCGAAAATGAAGCTGGCGGAGAAGTTCGGCCTGCCGGTGGTGACGCTGGTGGACACCGCCGGCGCCTATCCGGGCATCGGTGCCGAGGAGCGTGGTCAGGCGGAGGCCATCGCGGTGAATCTCCGTGAGATGAGTCGTCTTCGCGTGCCGATTGTTTCGGTTGTGGTGGGTGAGGGCGGTTCAGGCGGTGCGCTGGGTATCGCTGTGGCGGATCGTGTCGGCATGATGCAGTACGCCTGGTACAGCGTCATCAGTCCCGAAGGCTGTGCCTCAATCCTCTGGAAGACCGGCGAAGCGGCATCGCAGGCCGCCGAGTCGCTCAAGCTCACTGCGCAGGACAACCTCCGGCTCGGTACGGTGGAAGATGTGATCGAGGAACCCCTGGGCGGCGCACACCGCAACCCCGATGCCGCCGCCGACAAACTCGAAAAATGGATCATCCAGTCGCTGCGTGACCTGACCAAACTCAAGTCGGACACGTTGTTAAAGAAGCGATTTGAGCGTTTGCGGGATATGGGGCAGTTTGAGGAATCCTGA